A single region of the Brachypodium distachyon strain Bd21 chromosome 3, Brachypodium_distachyon_v3.0, whole genome shotgun sequence genome encodes:
- the LOC100845602 gene encoding uncharacterized protein LOC100845602: MALWKKKVVFKARRAWAAVSGRLLGAPKTGNGGILKLHEDVQTCGYQDVQVMFDMLTSELEAAHVRKQQPSPPPAWPGRSSSSSLTGSVQ, from the exons ATGGCGTtgtggaagaagaaggtcgTCTTCAAGGCGCGGAGGGCCTgggccgccgtctccggccgcctcctcggcgCGCCCAAGACCG GCAACGGTGGCATCCTGAAGCTCCACGAGGACGTGCAGACCTGCGGCTACCAGGACGTGCAGGTCATGTTCGACATGCTCACCTCCGAGCTGGAGGCGGCGCACGTCCGGAAGCAgcagccgtcgccgccaccggcgtgGCCCGGCCgctcttcgtcttcgtcgctTACCGGGTCGGTGCAGTAG